One Syntrophales bacterium genomic region harbors:
- a CDS encoding N-acetyltransferase, translating into MNIIHNEAECRFEYSSGDALAVCDYQVAGNVWTFTHTFVPDAMRGQGVAAALAETALTHAQSLNVKVVPSCSYIDSYMKRSTRFDGLRITRLTD; encoded by the coding sequence ATGAATATTATTCACAACGAAGCGGAGTGCAGGTTTGAGTACAGCAGTGGCGACGCTCTGGCAGTCTGTGACTACCAGGTGGCAGGTAACGTTTGGACGTTTACTCACACCTTTGTGCCGGACGCAATGCGAGGCCAGGGCGTCGCCGCTGCGCTGGCGGAGACTGCCTTAACGCATGCACAATCTCTGAATGTCAAAGTTGTGCCGTCATGCAGTTATATCGATTCCTATATGAAGCGCTCTACGAGATTTGACGGTCTGCGCATCACTCGATTAACCGATTAA
- a CDS encoding secondary thiamine-phosphate synthase enzyme YjbQ, with the protein MKSYRKELWFNIPARRGFVNITEQVEQCIEASGVTDGLILVNAMHITASVFINDDESGLHQDYEDWLEKLAPHEPVSQYRHNRTGEDNGDAHLKRQVMGREVVIAITGGKLDFGPWEKIFYGEFDGRRRKMVLVKIIGE; encoded by the coding sequence TCCCTGCCCGCAGAGGGTTTGTCAACATTACGGAACAGGTGGAACAGTGCATAGAGGCAAGCGGCGTAACGGATGGTTTAATTCTTGTGAACGCCATGCATATCACAGCCTCGGTCTTCATAAACGACGACGAATCCGGCCTGCATCAAGACTATGAGGATTGGCTTGAAAAGCTCGCCCCGCATGAACCTGTTTCCCAATATCGGCACAATCGGACAGGAGAAGACAACGGGGACGCTCATTTGAAAAGACAGGTGATGGGACGGGAAGTGGTTATCGCCATCACCGGGGGCAAGCTGGACTTCGGCCCATGGGAAAAGATTTTCTATGGCGAGTTTGACGGCAGGAGGCGGAAAATGGTTCTGGTCAAGATAATCGGAGAATAA